The genomic region TCCGGGCCATCCGGCGCCTGCAGGCTGGAAGTGGTGAGCAATACGTCCCGCGCCTGGCTGGCGGTCATGTAGGGAAAGCGCTGGATCACCAGGGCCAAGGCGCCGGAAACGCTCGGCGCGGCGGCGGAGGTGCCGTTGGCGTTGGGGATGATTTCACCCTCCGGCCCCGCGGACGGGATGCCCGACACGCCCATCACGCACCACCACTTCGAGGTGCCGCAACGGTTGTAGACCTGGGCGCTGGTCTCGTCATAGCCGGTGATCGCGAGGAATTTGCCTTCGATGTCCGGCTTGAAAAACGGCAGGTTGGCGTTGGTGTCCGGGTTGGCACCGTGGCTGTCGTTGCCCGCCGAGATGATCTGGATGAAGCTGTTTTGCCGTGCGGTGTCAGCCATGGCGTCCATCCAGGTCTTGTGACCGGCGTGGGCCTTGTCCCAGAACGGGCGATAGGCCGCAGTCATGTCTCGCAGGTTTTGCGCGGCGCTGTCGCCGACAGTACCGAAGTGGTTCTCCACGTCATCGCGCGAGCTTTGCCCCCAGCTCTGGTTGACGATCGACACGTTCTTCGCCGCCAGGGCGTTATAGCTGGCCATGAACGCGTTGTAGTCGAGGTCGTTGGAACCCTGGTACCGATCGTTGTCGCTGCCGCCGGTGTTGGCGACAAAGATGTTCGCATCGAAGGCAATGCCGTGCATACCGGTGCCGTTGCGGCTGGCCCCGAGCACACCAGACATTTCCGTACCGTGACCATCGTTGAACGCCGGGTCGTATTCCCCGGGAATACTGAAATGCTCACCCTGCTTGAACTCGCCGCTGGGCACCTCAAGGCGGTAGCGCGGATGGGTGGCGTAGTACTCGCCGGTGGAGGTCACCGCCTGCACGCGGTCCTGGCCCTGGGCATTCTTGCCCTGGAATTCGAAGTGTTTGGTAAGGACGCCCGAGTCGAGCACGCCGACATTCACCCCCTTGCCGGTGATGCCCAGGGCATAGGCGTAGTACGCGTTGGTGCGGTCCAGGCCAGAGTTGACCTGGGCTTCCGGGGTCTTCCAGGTTTGTGCATTGGCGCTCCAGTCACGGGTTGCGCCAGCCCAGGATTGCCCGGCGCTCAGTTGCCCATTGAGATTGCTGCTCACGCCCGGCTCTACGTAGGTATAGGGCTTGGCGGTCGGCAGGTTGGCGATGATCGCCTTGGAGAAATCGAGAATATTGGTGGTGTAGCGACCATTGTTGCTGAACAGCCGGCTGCGGTAGTAATCCAGGCGCGAGGTGTAGTCCAGCGGTCTCCGGGTATCGCCGAGCATTGCGCCGATGGTGAGGTTTTCGGGCTGCAGTTCGTAGTTCTGCTTGAGGGCCGAGTCGAACTTGCCGGACTGGGCAGCGAAGTCCTTGGCCGCCAGATCGACGATATCTGCGTAGGCAAACCGCAGGTTCTTGTACACGCCGGTGCCGGGGCCGAAGGAGGCGACGGCTTTGCGGAATGCCGACTCCAGTACCTGGGAGGTGTAGGGATTGTCTTCGGCCCAGGCCATGGAACCCTGGCCCAGCCAGAGGGCCAGGCCGAGCGCGACGGGCGTCAGGGGTATCTGCTTGAAGCGAGTGGCGTGCTTGTGTTGCGACAAAGTGAAGCCATTACCTGCTACGTCCATTTTCCTTTCCCTTTGGATATGTGCGTCGTCAATGAGCGATGTATCGGGCTTTTGTAATAGGCAGGGTCACGGTGAAAACCCTAGATAGGTCTTCAAAACGTTCGTCGAATCAAGGAGGTGGCGTTCCGACGGGGTCGTGGAGTGTTCTTATTGTTTTTACCGCGAGAAAAAATGTAACAAAATAATTACAAAAACCACAAGCACCCAGGGCGCGTTATCGCAGACAAATGTCGCCCACAACAAAAACCCCGGATTTCGTGAAAAATCCGGGGTGGTTCGTGGCATTTAGCCACTCATTGTTACAGGTGGGATTCGGCGTATTCAGCCAGGATCGAACGAGGTACCCCTTGCAGCGCGATATGCACGCCGTTGGGGAAGTCTTTGAAGCGTTCCGTCAGGTAGGTCAGCCCGGAGCTGGTCGCGGACAGGTAAGGGGTGTCGATCTGTGCCAGATTGCCAAGGCACACCACTTTGGAACCGGCGCCGGCACGGGTGATGATGGTTTTCATCTGGTGCGGGGTAAGGTTCTGGCACTCATCGATCAGGATCAGGCTCTGCTGGAAGCTGCGCCCGCGGATGTAGTTGAGGGATTTGAACTGCAACGGCACTTTGCTGAGGATGTAGTCGACGCTGCCATGGGTGTTTTCGTCATCCATGTGCAAGGCTTCGAGGTTGTCGGTGATCGCCCCCAGCCACGGCTCCATTTTTTCCGCTTCGGTGCCAGGCAGGAAGCCGATTTCCTGGTCCAGGCCCTGCACGCTGCGAGTGGCGATGATGCGGCGATAGCGCTTGGTCACCATGGTCTGCTCGATGGCGGCAGCCAGGGCGAGGATGGTTTTGCCCGAGCCGGCAGCGCCGGTCAGATTGACCAGATGGATGTCCGGGTCGAGCAGCGCGTACAGCGCCAGGCTCTGGTAGATATCCCGCGGTTTCAGGCCCCAGGCTTCCTGGTGCAACAGGGGTTCCTGATGCAGGTCGAGGATCAACAGCTTGTCGACCTGGATCTCTTTGATCCAACCCACGAAGCCCTGTTCGTCGACGATGAATTCATTGATGTGCACGGCCGGCAGGTTGTCGATCAACTGCACCTGGTGCCAGGTACGGCCGTGGTCCTGGCGGGTCTCGACCTTGCTGACACGGTCCCAGAACGAGCCGGTCATCATGTGATAACCACGGGAGAGCATCGACACGTCGTCGACCAGCTGGTCGGTGCTGTAGTCCTCGGCAGCGATCCCACACGCTCGTGCCTTGAGGCGCATATTGATGTCTTTGGTCACCAGCACTACGCGCAGGTCCTTGTCGCGCGCGTGCAGGTCGATCAACTGATTGATGATCTTGTTGTCGTTGAGGTTTTCCGGCAGCAGGCTATTGGGCTCGCTGCGCTTGCTCATCAGGATCGATAGCAAGCCCTTGGGCCCGCTCTTGCCACGCTGGATCGGCACGCCGAGCTCAACGTCATCGGGCGAGGCTTCGCCCAACGTCTTGTCGATCAGGCGGATGGCCTGGCGGCATTCGGCGGCAACGCTGTGGTGCCCGCTTTTGAGTTTGTCGAGCTCCTCAAGCACGATCATCGGGATGGCGACGTGATGTTCTTCGAAGTTAAGCAGTGCGTTTGGATCGTGGATCAATACGTTGGTATCAAGCACGTAAAGGATTGGCTGGTCGGAAGAAGGGGTGCGTCCATGATCATCCATACTCGGTCACCTTTGTGGGAGCCAGTCGACGCAATACCTGGGCGGTGCTGCGCCTCGATTCGACCACCGACCACACCTGAGTGACGTCAAGTGCAGTGCCCACATGAGGAGTCTTGGAAGACGCCACCTGTGTTGCAGGGTTCGGCGGTCTGACTTCGTAATACCGCAAAACCCATGACAGGAAAAAGCACTTTGACGCTTTTTTGAAGTTTATTTTTCAGGATGACGAATAGCACTAGCCGAGTGCCAGCTGCCCCGTTAAAGTCGGAAGTCCGCCTGCATCGAAATGTCGCAGCAAATCACCCCAAAAAATCCTCATCCCCAACAGGGCCGGCCTTCTCAGCGAAATGCCTCGCGGCACTCCTGCCAACCCAAGCCACTCTGCGCCGTAGCCTGCAACACCATCGGTAATGCCACCCGCGCCTTGTCCTGGGTGTCGTGAAAGGCAATCACGCCTTTGCGCCACAGCAGCATCAGCGTCAGCACCCGCTGCGCCGACTCATCGGTCTTGAGCTTGCCCGGCTCGTCCTGGGAATCGATGTCCCACAACGCCACCTGCAAACCCTGCTGCTGGAAGAAACCCTGGCTGTCCGCGCGGCGCTGCCCATAGGGTGGGCGGAACAGCGGCAGATAGTTTTCCGGCATCAGGTTCTGCACCAGCGCGGCACTGCGGGTGATGGAGCTTTGCCAGTCAACCCAATGGCTGTGGGAACGGTACTCCCAACCCTGGATACCTACGCACTGCCCCTGGTACAGCGCCTGCACATCGGCAGCAGAGCTGCGCTCTACACGGGTTTGCAAGCTGCTGCCGAGGGCAAAGAAGGTCGCGTTCATCTTCTGTTTGCGCAGGTAGTCGGTGAGCCAGTCGGTATTACCACCAACCGGTGCCGGGCCGCCATCGAACGTCAGCAAGAACATGCGGTCATTGAGCTCGTCGCCATTGCGCTCATGCTCGCCAAAGCGCGCCACTTCGCTGCTGATCTGCGGGAACAGCGCAGCCTTGCGCAGCAGTTCGTCGAGGTAGCGCTCGTGGAAGTGCCGGCTGGGGGCGGCCCAGCCTATATAGAAAGAGTTGTCACTGACCTCGAACTTGCCGGCCTGCTCACGCAGGTCGTCCATGTTGTCCACCAGGAAGCAGAACGAGGCATCTTCTTCGCAGCTTTGCTGGGCGAAGCTGTAGTTCTCCAACAGCCGTTGCCACAACTGGCGACGCAGATCGTCGATAGCCGCCAGGTTGATGATCTTCAAGCCCAGCCGCTGCTTGAGCGCCGTTTCGTCCTGGGCCTCGCTGGTCAGCAGGCTGTGGGCAAACATCAGGATTTCCGCACGCGAAGCCACATCGAACAGCGCCGGGCTGCTGAGTTTTTCCGGCCAGGTGCTGCGGTCGAGGCTGGCTACGTCAACCGGCGCCGCCTGGACATTCAGGCAGAGCAGGCAAGCCGACAATAAAAGCGCTAATCGCACACGGGGTCTTCCTTTCCAGAGTTACCGGCCATCATAGCGGATCGCACCTATCACCATCATAGGTGGAGTCAAAACGCCCCAACCCCTAGAATCGCGCCCACGCTACACGCCACGATTCCAGGAGCCAACTTCATGCTGATGGTGATTTCCCCCGCCAAAACCCTCGACTTCGAGTCAAAGCCGGCCACTGCGCGCTTCACCCAGCCGCAATACCTGGACCATTCCCAGGAACTGATCGAACAGCTACGCGAACTGAGCCCGGCACAAATCAGCGAGTTGATGCACGTCTCCGACAAGATCGGTGGCCTCAACGCCGCCCGCTTCGGCAGCTGGACGCCCGCCTTCACCCCGGCCAATGCCAAGCAGGCGCTGTTGGCATTCAAGGGCGATGTGTACACCGGTCTCAACGCCGAGACCTTCAGCGATGCCGATTTCAGCTACGCCCAGGATCACCTGCGCATGCTCTCCGGCCTCTACGGCCTGCTGCGCCCCTTGGACCTGATGATGCCGTACCGCCTGGAGATGGGCACCAAGCTGGCCAACGCCCGTGGCAAGGACCTCTACGCCTTCTGGGGTACACGTATCAGCGAGTGGCTGAACGAAGCATTGGCCGCACAGGGCGATGACGTGCTGCTCAACCTGGCTTCCAACGAGTACTTCTCGGCGGTCAAGCGCCCGGCCCTGAATGCGCGGGTCATCAACACCGAGTTCAAGGACCTGAAGAACGGCCAGTACAAGATCATCAGCTTTTACGCAAAAAAGGCCCGGGGCATGATGAGCCGCTTTGTGATCGAAGAGCGCATCAACGACCCGGCCAAGCTCAAGCAGTTCGATGTACAGGGCTATCGCTTCGATGCGGAGCAGTCCAAGCCGGATAACCTGGTGTTCTTGCGTGATCACGCACCGGAATAAGGCGTTACGCCCCTCTTTCAGACAGTGAGATCCAAATGTGGGAGGGGGCTTGCCCCCGATTGCGGTATTTCAGTCAACACTTCAGTGACTGACGCACCTCTATCGGGAGCAAGCCCCCTCCCACATTTGCTCGTATTTCAAACCAAAAATCGTCATTTATTTGGCGCCAGAAAAACATCCAGATACAACCCTAACGATTTCTTCACTCGACACTCGTCGGTTTTTTTCGTAGTGGCACCACTTTTTTTAATCAGTAGTGGCACAAAACTATCTTCTCTCTCCAACTCCCCATAACTACTGGCTTAAATAGCAAGTGCTATCACTATAGTGCCAGTGCCATCTTTTCTAATATTTCAAGAAATTTCCGGAAACAGGATGAGCGGCCAGGAACTTCACCCTGAAGCGCCGCTCATACCACCGGTAACGAAATTCTCTGTTTACGTAAGAGATGACTTACACAGCGACCAACGGAAGTAGTCAAGTTGTCATAAAACACTTTGACTCTATGGTCATAATATCAACTGTATGAGTTGAGGGTAGCGATAAGCACTTATTGCCAACCCCTGAAGGCCAAGGCAGCGCTGACCTAAATGAGCCAGTGGTGAAAACCCAAGGCATTGATATCAAAAGGCTTTCAGCCTATATCAAAGCCCTGCGGCACTGGCGCCGGAGCCCTCCGCCAAGGAAGCCCGGCTGCATTTCAGGGCAAGCCCCAATAAAAAGGCCAAGTTGCGCACAACTTGAGTGCAATAGTTAGTCACTCACTATTCAACATGCCTGCACGCGGCAAGTCGGCGTCTATTCGCCTAACTTTCGCGGCATCAGTGACGCTTGCAAACATGAACTCCGGCCATCTATTGGCATGATTAAGAACGTCTTCAGTGACAAAGAGGTAAATGCGATGCGTATCAGCATATTTGGTTTGGGTTACGTTGGCGCAGTCTGTGCCGGTTGCCTGTCTGCCCGTGGCCACGAAGTGGTCGGCGTAGACATCTCCAAGGAAAAGATCGACCTGATCAACGCGGGTAAATCGCCAATCGTTGAACCGGGTCTGGGCGAACTGTTGAGCCAGGGTATCGAGACTGGCCGGCTGCGCGGTACCACCAACTTCGCCGAAGCCATTCGTGACACCGATCTGTCGATGATCTGCGTCGGTACGCCAAGCAAGAAAAACGGCGACCTGGAGCTCAACTACATCGAATCGGTATGCCGCGAGATCGGTTTTGTGCTGCGTGACAAGACTACCCGCCACACCATCGTGGTGCGCAGCACCGTATTGCCGGGCACCGTGGCCAACGTGGTGATCCCGATTCTTGAAGACTGCTCCGGCAAGAAAGCCGGCGTCGACTTCGGCGTTGCGGTCAACCCGGAATTCCTGCGTGAATCCACCGCTATCGCTGACTACGACCTGCCACCGATGACCGTCATCGGCGAGTTCGACAAAGCCTCCGGCGATGTCCTGCAGTCGCTGTACGAAGAACTCGACGCGCCGATCATCCGCAAGGACATCGCCGTTGCCGAGATGATCAAGTACACCTGCAACGTGTGGCATGCCACCAAGGTCACCTTCGCCAACGAAATCGGCAACATCGCCAAGGCCGTCGGCGTCGATGGTCGCGAAGTAATGGAAGTGGTGTGCCAGGACAAAACCCTCAACCTGTCCCAGTACTACATGCGTCCAGGCTTCGCCTTCGGCGGTTCGTGCCTGCCAAAAGACGTGCGTGCCCTGACCTACCGCGCCGGCTCCCTGGACGTGGAAGCGCCGTTGCTTAACTCGCTGATGCGCAGCAACGAGTCCCAGGTACAGAACGCCTTCGACATCGTTTCCAGCCACGACAAACGCAAAGTCGCGCTGCTGGGCCTGAGCTTCAAGGCCGGTACCGACGACCTGCGTGAAAGCCCACTGGTGGAACTGGCGGAAATGCTGATCGGCAAGGGCTACGACCTGAGCATCTACGACAGCAACGTCGAGTACGCCCGTGTGCACGGCGCAAACAAGGACTACATCGAAGGCAAGATCCCCCACGTGTCGTCTTTGCTCAACTCGAACTTCGACGACGTGATCAACAACTCCGACGTGATCATCCTGGGCAACCGCGATGAGAAGTTCCGTGCCCTGGCGCAGAACGCCCCGCATGGCAAGCAAGTGGTCGACCTGGTGGGCTTCATGTCCAAGGCCACCAGCGTGAGCGGCCGTACCGAAGGTATTTGCTGGTAACAGCAACGGCAAGTTTCAGGCTGCAAGTGTCTTTATCCCCAGCGCTTGCAGCCTGAAGCCTCCTCCCCCTGCGGATGACGCTTATGTCCAAGTTAAAACATATATTTCTGCAAGCGGCCGGCTGGTTGTTCTTCCTCAGCCTGCTGATGGGTCTCGCCCTGCTGTTGCCGACGAGCACCTTCGATTCGCAATCGAAGAATTTTATTTTCCTGATTGGTGCCGTGGGTATCTGGCGCTACTCCATGGGCGCGACGCATTTCTTTCGCGGCATGCTGTTCCTGTACGTGGTCTATCCGCACCTGCGCCGCAAAGTGCGCAAGCTGGGCAAGGCCGCCGACCCGTCCCATGTGTTCCTGATGGTCACCAGTTTCCGCATCGACGCGCTGACCACCGCCCAGGTCTACAGCTCGGTGATCCGTGAAGCCATCGAATGCGGCTTCCCTACTACCGTGGTCTGCTCGCTGGTGGAAATGTCCGATGAGCTGCTGGTCAAGAGCCTCTGGGAAAAGATGAACCCGCCGGCCCACGTCAAGCTCGACTTCGTGCGCATCGCCGGTACCGGCAAGCGTGACGGCCTGGCCTTTGGTTTCCGTGCTATCTCTCGCCACCTGCCGGATGACCGCGCCGTAGTAGCCGTAATCGATGGCGACACCGTGCTCGCTGAAGGCGTGGTGCGCAAGACCGTGCCTTGGTTCCAGCTGTTCGGCAATGTCGGCGGCCTGACCACCAACGAATTCTGCGAAGTGCGCGGCGGCTACATCATGAGCGAGTGGCACAAGCTGCGTTTTGCCCAGCGCCACATCAACATGTGCTCCATGGCCCTGTCCAAGCGCGTGCTGACCATGACCGGGCGCATGTCGGTGTTTCGTGCCAGCGTGGTCACCGACCCGGGCTTTATCGCCGATGTGGAAAGCGACTCGCTGCAACACTGGCGCCTGGGGCGTTTCAAGTTCCTGACCGGCGATGACAAGTCCAGCTGGTTCAGCCTGATGCGCCTGGGCTACGACACCTTCTACGTGCCGGACGCCGCGATCAACACCGTGGAACATCCGCCGGAAAAAAGCTTCATCAAGGCCAGCCGCAAGCTGATGTTCCGCTGGTATGGCAACAACCTGCGCCAGAACTCCCGCGCCCTCGGCCTGGGTGTACGTCGCCTCGGCCTGTTCACCAGCGTAGTGCTGTTCGATCAGCGCGTGTCGATGTGGACCTCCCTGCTGGGCCTGACCGTGGCGATGATTGCCACCTTCAAGTACGGCGGCGCGTTCATCCTGGTCTACCTGCTGTGGATCGGCCTTACCCGCCTGATCCTGACCCTGCTGCTGTCGTGCTCGGGCCACAAGATCGGCCCGGCCTACCCGATGATTCTCTATTACAACCAGATCATGGGCGCGTTGGTGAAGATCTACGTGTTCTTCCGCCTTGATCAACAGTCCTGGACCCGCCAGGACACCAAACTGACCCGCGATTTGGCCAGCTTTCAACGTTGGTTCAACACCTGGTCGTCTCGGACCATGACCTTCTCCGCCGGCAGCATCTTCGTTGCCGTGTTGCTGATGATGGTCTGACCCTGCCAAGCCTGAATTAACTAGGAACTAGAACATTATGAACAGCCAAGTAAACGCCAACGTTGTCCACGAATCCGAAGCCCAGCGCCAACATGCACGGGTCAAAATCCCGGCCAAGCTGCGCTTCTTCAACAGCGACCGCACGCCGACCGAAGCGCGGGTCATCGACCTGTCCGCCGGCGGCCTGGCCTTCACCGCGACCCAACCGCTCACCGTCGGCCAGGTGCACAAGGGCCGCCTGCAATTCGTCATCGATAACCTCGGCCTGGCCATGGATGTGGAGCTGCAGATTCGCTCCTACGACCGCCAGACCGGCCGCACCGGCTGCCAGTTCCAGAACCTCGATGCCCAGGACATTTCCACCCTGCGCCACCTGATCACCTCGCACCTGTCCGGCGACATCGTGACCATGGGCGACGTGCTGGCGACCCTGCAACGCGACAACTTCACCAAGGCA from Pseudomonas synxantha harbors:
- a CDS encoding polysaccharide deacetylase family protein, with the translated sequence MRLALLLSACLLCLNVQAAPVDVASLDRSTWPEKLSSPALFDVASRAEILMFAHSLLTSEAQDETALKQRLGLKIINLAAIDDLRRQLWQRLLENYSFAQQSCEEDASFCFLVDNMDDLREQAGKFEVSDNSFYIGWAAPSRHFHERYLDELLRKAALFPQISSEVARFGEHERNGDELNDRMFLLTFDGGPAPVGGNTDWLTDYLRKQKMNATFFALGSSLQTRVERSSAADVQALYQGQCVGIQGWEYRSHSHWVDWQSSITRSAALVQNLMPENYLPLFRPPYGQRRADSQGFFQQQGLQVALWDIDSQDEPGKLKTDESAQRVLTLMLLWRKGVIAFHDTQDKARVALPMVLQATAQSGLGWQECREAFR
- a CDS encoding PhoH family protein; its protein translation is MDDHGRTPSSDQPILYVLDTNVLIHDPNALLNFEEHHVAIPMIVLEELDKLKSGHHSVAAECRQAIRLIDKTLGEASPDDVELGVPIQRGKSGPKGLLSILMSKRSEPNSLLPENLNDNKIINQLIDLHARDKDLRVVLVTKDINMRLKARACGIAAEDYSTDQLVDDVSMLSRGYHMMTGSFWDRVSKVETRQDHGRTWHQVQLIDNLPAVHINEFIVDEQGFVGWIKEIQVDKLLILDLHQEPLLHQEAWGLKPRDIYQSLALYALLDPDIHLVNLTGAAGSGKTILALAAAIEQTMVTKRYRRIIATRSVQGLDQEIGFLPGTEAEKMEPWLGAITDNLEALHMDDENTHGSVDYILSKVPLQFKSLNYIRGRSFQQSLILIDECQNLTPHQMKTIITRAGAGSKVVCLGNLAQIDTPYLSATSSGLTYLTERFKDFPNGVHIALQGVPRSILAEYAESHL
- the alg8 gene encoding mannuronan synthase encodes the protein MSKLKHIFLQAAGWLFFLSLLMGLALLLPTSTFDSQSKNFIFLIGAVGIWRYSMGATHFFRGMLFLYVVYPHLRRKVRKLGKAADPSHVFLMVTSFRIDALTTAQVYSSVIREAIECGFPTTVVCSLVEMSDELLVKSLWEKMNPPAHVKLDFVRIAGTGKRDGLAFGFRAISRHLPDDRAVVAVIDGDTVLAEGVVRKTVPWFQLFGNVGGLTTNEFCEVRGGYIMSEWHKLRFAQRHINMCSMALSKRVLTMTGRMSVFRASVVTDPGFIADVESDSLQHWRLGRFKFLTGDDKSSWFSLMRLGYDTFYVPDAAINTVEHPPEKSFIKASRKLMFRWYGNNLRQNSRALGLGVRRLGLFTSVVLFDQRVSMWTSLLGLTVAMIATFKYGGAFILVYLLWIGLTRLILTLLLSCSGHKIGPAYPMILYYNQIMGALVKIYVFFRLDQQSWTRQDTKLTRDLASFQRWFNTWSSRTMTFSAGSIFVAVLLMMV
- the yaaA gene encoding peroxide stress protein YaaA — encoded protein: MLMVISPAKTLDFESKPATARFTQPQYLDHSQELIEQLRELSPAQISELMHVSDKIGGLNAARFGSWTPAFTPANAKQALLAFKGDVYTGLNAETFSDADFSYAQDHLRMLSGLYGLLRPLDLMMPYRLEMGTKLANARGKDLYAFWGTRISEWLNEALAAQGDDVLLNLASNEYFSAVKRPALNARVINTEFKDLKNGQYKIISFYAKKARGMMSRFVIEERINDPAKLKQFDVQGYRFDAEQSKPDNLVFLRDHAPE
- a CDS encoding nucleotide sugar dehydrogenase, whose translation is MRISIFGLGYVGAVCAGCLSARGHEVVGVDISKEKIDLINAGKSPIVEPGLGELLSQGIETGRLRGTTNFAEAIRDTDLSMICVGTPSKKNGDLELNYIESVCREIGFVLRDKTTRHTIVVRSTVLPGTVANVVIPILEDCSGKKAGVDFGVAVNPEFLRESTAIADYDLPPMTVIGEFDKASGDVLQSLYEELDAPIIRKDIAVAEMIKYTCNVWHATKVTFANEIGNIAKAVGVDGREVMEVVCQDKTLNLSQYYMRPGFAFGGSCLPKDVRALTYRAGSLDVEAPLLNSLMRSNESQVQNAFDIVSSHDKRKVALLGLSFKAGTDDLRESPLVELAEMLIGKGYDLSIYDSNVEYARVHGANKDYIEGKIPHVSSLLNSNFDDVINNSDVIILGNRDEKFRALAQNAPHGKQVVDLVGFMSKATSVSGRTEGICW